Proteins encoded in a region of the Streptomyces sp. NBC_01471 genome:
- a CDS encoding integration host factor yields the protein MALPPLTPEQRAAALEKAAAARRERAEVKNRLKHSGASLHEVIKQGQENGVIGKMKVSALLESLPGVGKVRAKQIMERLGISESRRVRGLGSNQIASLEREFGGGAA from the coding sequence GTGGCTCTTCCGCCCCTTACCCCTGAACAGCGCGCAGCCGCGCTCGAAAAGGCCGCCGCGGCTCGCCGGGAGCGGGCCGAGGTCAAGAATCGACTCAAGCACTCCGGCGCCTCCCTGCACGAGGTCATCAAGCAGGGCCAGGAGAACGGCGTCATCGGGAAGATGAAGGTCTCCGCCCTCCTTGAGTCCCTGCCCGGTGTGGGCAAGGTCCGCGCCAAGCAGATCATGGAGCGGCTCGGCATCTCCGAGAGCCGCCGAGTGCGCGGTCTCGGCTCCAATCAGATCGCCTCTTTGGAGCGCGAGTTCGGTGGCGGCGCTGCCTGA
- the gmk gene encoding guanylate kinase, with protein MAATPRGTTPVPPDPHPRLTVLSGPSGVGKSTVVAHMRKVHPEVWLSVSATTRKPRPGERHGVHYFFVGDEEFDKLIANGELLEWAEFAGNRYGTPRRAVLDRLEAGEPVLLEIDLQGARLVRESMPEAQLVFLAPPGWDELVRRLTGRGTEPPDVIERRLAAAKIELAAESEFDTTLVNTSVEDVARELLALVKVL; from the coding sequence ATGGCTGCAACACCCCGGGGGACGACCCCCGTACCCCCGGACCCCCATCCGCGGTTGACCGTGCTCTCCGGCCCCTCCGGGGTCGGCAAGAGCACGGTCGTCGCCCATATGCGCAAGGTTCACCCCGAGGTCTGGCTCTCGGTGTCGGCGACGACCCGCAAGCCGCGCCCCGGTGAGCGCCACGGCGTCCATTACTTCTTCGTGGGCGACGAGGAGTTCGACAAGCTCATCGCCAACGGTGAGCTGCTCGAGTGGGCCGAATTCGCGGGCAATCGGTACGGCACCCCGCGCCGGGCCGTCCTGGACCGCCTGGAGGCGGGGGAGCCGGTGCTCCTGGAGATCGATCTCCAGGGCGCCCGGCTCGTACGGGAATCGATGCCCGAGGCCCAGCTGGTCTTCCTGGCACCGCCGGGCTGGGACGAGCTGGTCCGCCGGCTCACCGGGCGCGGGACCGAACCGCCCGATGTCATCGAACGCAGGCTGGCGGCCGCGAAGATCGAACTGGCCGCCGAGTCGGAGTTCGACACGACTCTTGTCAATACCTCCGTCGAGGACGTGGCCCGCGAGCTGCTAGCCTTGGTCAAAGTTCTTTGA